ACATTTTTAGGGTGGAAGATTACAAACACGTATGTACTGATATAACAGACCATGCATAATTTCACATATAATACCACTTatgcaaaaatactttttaaattacaCATCCTACATTATGAAAAGGAATTTGTGCCATGTACTTTGAGATAAATCATCAGATTTGATATACAATCAAGAGTCAAAAACCTAATATACTGTAAAGTAAATAAACAGAGCACACATCTGTAGTTGGATTTCTGTTGTATTTAGATGGCCATGTGTACATGCTGCCAACTATATGTGAAACTCAGAtaacatgttaaaaataaaattacatattacatttaaaagaaaaaactgaaaatctggTTTGTATATTGTACACTGTTACAAAGCAGTACTGAAAATGTAAGAATGTTTTACCCATTAAACTTATGCAGCATTTAGCCATGAGCTAAAAACTGCTGTTTTTAATAGCCTTTAGCTATTATAGACTGTTTTTAGTATACATGCTGTATGTCACAAGAGAGTGTTCTTCACTAATCTTTACTTTGGTTTCGTTTGCCATGAAAGAACTGTGTGCCACATAACTCAGAATGTCTTCACCCTACAATAATGATGTAAAGGAAACAAAGATCAGATACTAAAATGTCGCATATAATGTAAAGTTGAGTCTTAAGAAGACAAATCAGCATAATCACTTGCATTAATAAACCTGACAGTAATTAcatgatttaaataatttgaaatcacaatcATAAATGTAAGCACTTACTTGACACTCTAGAGATTTGTTGATTATGGATGaataaaaaagtcattaaaaagcaatcaaatataatatatttgtagtgtcaattattgcattttatataaaatataattctatTATTGTGTGCCAAAATTAAACCTTACCTTTCTTTGGATCCTGACATAGTTTTATGGCCAGAAAAACAGTTAAAGTCAAAAATAGGAtgtttaaaacaagcagggctgcaTTCACATCAACACTCTCTGAAATTACCAAAAATTCAAGACATTGTTCAGAGAGCTTATATAGTAGATCAGTTCAGTGGTATTATTTATCCTAATATTTGAACAAAATGTTTCTCCTGAGTGAAAACATCAAGTATTTTTCCAAAAACCTTACTTCTAAaatttagtaaataattaaaaaaaataatttcttagaTAACATCAAAACCAACATCTCAGCATTTTAAAACCAGTATTAAAACCAGTATTTTATTTAACCTTCATGTTACCTGTAACATTTAGTTTGGTTCCTTTTCCAAACAGTATGTCTCCACATGCGGCCACAGCACAGTAATAAATTCCAGCATCAGATTGACTGACATTTCTCTTGAAGAGACTGTAGACACAGCTCTGTGTTTGAGACTCAGTGCTGTTCTCACACTGACCATTTCTCTCTCCTTTTGTGTAAAGCACTCCCTGAGATTCTCCTGAGCTTTGTCTGAACCAGTAGACATTGTGTTCTTCTGCACAACTCTCAGTGAAGATGCTGCACTGCAAACTCACAGAATCCCCTGGATGAAGCGTGTCTATCAAAGACTGTTGAAGAGTTGTGTTTCTACCCATGGCTGCATCTAAAAAAGGGACATCAGAGACAAATAGTAAGTACAAGAAAAATCAGACACAACAAACCAATCAAAGCTTCATTATCAAGCAAGAAAACTTACCTCTGACAAGTAATCTGGATCCTGCACCCATTCTGATGATGTTATATGCCGAGACTACACAGAAGTACGTTGCTGTGTCTGaaggatttacatttaaaatggtcAGATTGAAATGATCATTTTCTTTAATAACATAAAAACGATTTGTTTTCTCAAAGTCCTTATTCCAACTGGGTGGTTGATATAAATATAAAGAGACAATTTGTAAGGATTTTCCATCAGCCGTCTGTTTAAACCATGCTTTTGTCACTTGCAGAACATTTGAAAATGTGCAAGTAAAGTTCACATCCTCTCCAGCTCGAACTATTTTTACATTATTCTCCTGAACAACATCCAAATCAGAGGAGCAGACTGCAAAATTTAAAAGGTACATTTAGTGTTATGTAGTGATAGATTGTTgtaaagtataaaagtataaaatagtgCATTTACCTATCACTAAGaaccaaaaaattaaatatcttatgatcagcagtcttccaaaattcccctgaaaaataaataaataaataaataagtaaataacagCATCTCCGCctccccaaaaaataaataaatatatatatatatatatatatatatatatatatatatatatatatatatatatatatatatatatatatatgtatatatattttcacaccAACTAATAGAGATTAGTAAACTGTCCATACCATGTCTCCTTCAATCTCGACTTCAGTCAAATAAGATGCATATACACTTCTGTCTTATTTATTCAGTCCTTTAAGAGCTGATTGGTCACTTGGGTTTGCATTGAGCTGAAACAACTTGTGTGATAGCAGCCAATCAGTTTATGTCATGAAGTTTTCAATGTTGCACTTTTGTTTCTTTGACAAGTCAATatccaaatgtaaaataaacttaaaaagacAATTCTAATTTGAATCTTAAAAGTTatttgttttgctatttgtatttaCAAGTTAACCACTGTTTCCTGATACATCCTGTATTGCTTTAAAGCAGATTTATTGAAAATCACAGACCAAAGTTACATTGTAACTAAATATCATGACAGCTAATTTTAGCATTATAAAGTTAGTTGCATTATAAAATTGTCAGATGGGTCAGATCTTAGTGTTAGTGAGTATGTCACTTTATAGTTTGCACTGAGACTTGTTTGTATTTTCACACCTCTTGATGCATCAGACCACAGGTTAAAACCCAGCTATCCTTTCattaccaaaaaaagaaaaaaagggggttATGTACTATACACAGCTGACATCTGATAAACTGCCTATAATTAAAACTACAGGTATACATAAAGTTTACATCTTTACATACATATGCAGCCAGGGCTTGATTATTTGGTTTGTATCATAAGAATTTTCAGAATCATGACTTTCATGATCTTTTATAGCTGGGATCACTCCAGCTGTCAGTATCTAGTcaagttaagtcacctttatttatatagcactttaaacaaaatacattgcgtcaaagcaactgaacaacattaattaggaaaacagtttgtcagtaatgcaaaatgacagttaaaggcagttcatcattgaattcagtgatgtcatctcagttcagtttaaatagtgtctgtgcaataatttgcaatcaagtcaacgatagcGCTGTAAATCAAGtgatgtgcaaatccagtgtcAACTGGACCTTGTTTATAAAATGTTCATCAACAAGCACACTTgcaaaacaaactgcatccactgttcacgtaacgctgggttctttgggaagccgAACAAGGTTATCTTTCCCttacatccaaaaacacacttctttggagACATTCTTGCTCTCGCTTTGGTCAATGTGTGCGCGGGCGCGCTCTTACAGAAGTGCCCATAAAAGGATTTCCACCTTTTAAGACGTCATGAAGAGCCATGCTTGAAAATAACTTTCTGAAACTTGTACAAACCTGGAGGGAGTGCATTTAGAACCGAAATACTGCATTCTACatccaaatattattatattattattattttatttttttactttacttaacACTGTAAATAACTCAACATGCTTGAAATAGgattagacccccccccccaacctttaaatattgaaattatattCAGAAGGGTTTAGTAGAAGTGCACATGATGCatgtttatgaattattattaataataattaaatgattattataaataCGTCTCTCTTGTCCTcatacatttcataaattaattaattaaccatGAGAACCAGTGCTTTGTGCTTTTCTTTAGGCCTTAAAGTCATTAAATTAGAAGTTTATGAGGCACAGATCTATAATTCAGCACCAAGGACagagattcaattcaattcaattcaagtttatttctatagtgcttttaacaatgcaAATCGTTGAAAAGCAGCTTTGAAGATAATGAAACATTCaacattatattttgtaaaaacgtATCATGTGGTGACAGG
The genomic region above belongs to Carassius carassius chromosome 3, fCarCar2.1, whole genome shotgun sequence and contains:
- the LOC132128648 gene encoding uncharacterized protein LOC132128648, which encodes MSPKNFGRLLIIRYLIFWFLVIVCSSDLDVVQENNVKIVRAGEDVNFTCTFSNVLQVTKAWFKQTADGKSLQIVSLYLYQPPSWNKDFEKTNRFYVIKENDHFNLTILNVNPSDTATYFCVVSAYNIIRMGAGSRLLVRDAAMGRNTTLQQSLIDTLHPGDSVSLQCSIFTESCAEEHNVYWFRQSSGESQGVLYTKGERNGQCENSTESQTQSCVYSLFKRNVSQSDAGIYYCAVAACGDILFGKGTKLNVTESVDVNAALLVLNILFLTLTVFLAIKLCQDPKKGKV